In Anabrus simplex isolate iqAnaSimp1 chromosome 4, ASM4041472v1, whole genome shotgun sequence, a single genomic region encodes these proteins:
- the pre-lola-G gene encoding transcriptional repressor scratch 1 — protein MPYQPSRKLPRIRVVDVMNLCDLQAMKRRNDNLSQPQVNVTARPEISAKLRILHQDYGVCNKTSSGTAISINNATSDSNVLTNETYGTNPPSNIASVTDVPITSDPDISSSKTYVTNDTNNLAYDVDLSINNASSAPKISNNDASVHVNAESVDQPATSINTSDQPGTSSDTSDQPGMSIDTRDQPGTSSDASPQGAPVSHVCNECGKSYKHASSLLRHKQAKCGRPEPSKCSRCPYKTRRRDELVWHMWKKHTAYMNSIG, from the coding sequence ATGCCTTACCAGCCATCTCGTAAGCTGCCCAGGATACGTGTGGTTGATGTTATGAATTTATGTGACCTGCAAGCTATGAAGAGACGGAATGATAATTTGTCCCAACCTCAAGTTAATGTTACAGCTCGGCCTGAAATATCAGCTAAATTACGTATTTTGCACCAAGATTATGGTGTTTGCAATAAAACTTCTTCTGGTACTGCTATTTCCATAAATAATGCCACTTCTGATTCTAATGTTCTCACCAATGAAACTTATGGTACTAATCCTCCCAGTAATATTGCTTCTGTTACTGATGTTCCCATCACTTCTGACCCTGATATTTCCAGCAGTAAAACTTACGTTACTAATGATACCAATAATCTTGCATATGATGTTGATCTTTCCATAAATAATGCCTCTTCTGCTCCTAAGATTTCTAATAATGATGCCTCTGTTCATGTCAATGCTGAAAGTGTTGATCAACCAGCAACATCCATTAATACTAGTGATCAACCAGGAACATCCAGTGATACCAGTGATCAACCAGGAATGTCCATTGATACTAGAGATCAACCAGGAACGTCCAGTGATGCCAGTCCGCAGGGAGCTCCAGTATCTCATGTCTGTAATGAATGTGGCAAGTCGTATAAACATGCTTCTAGTTTGTTGAGACATAAGCAAGCAAAATGTGGGAGGCCTGAACCATCCAAGTGTTCCCGTTGCCCTTATAAAACAAGGCGCAGAGATGAACTTGTGTGGCATATGTGGAAGAAGCATACTGCTTACATGAATAGTATTGgttga